The following DNA comes from Nocardioides panzhihuensis.
TCGGTCGCCTGGCGTCACCTCACCATCAGTTGTTCGGGCATCGCTTCGCGGTCCGGGCAGAGAACGAGACTCCGAATTTCCACACGACCAGGTCGTACTGTCCCCCTGCCGCATTCTCGAAGCAGGTTTCGCCGGCCCCGACCGGCACCATCTCCCCAGAAGGCGTGAGAAGTTGGCCATCGGTCGAAGATGACATGACGAAGGTCGTGCCTGCTGGAACGGTGAGTCGGAATCGGCCGCCGCCCGACGTCCTGGTCGGACCACCGGAGACCCAGCCGCCGTCCAGCGTTGCGTCCGTCGTGACGATCGGCTCCAGGTTGTCCCTCACATCGAGCGGTTCCAGCCCGTGCGCGATATAGCGGAGAGTGTGCGTGCCGGCCTTCTTCAGCCGAAACACTTGGCTGTTGCCGTAGGTCGTCCGCACGGGATAGAGCGACTGAACCGGGAGGCCGTCGGGGTCGAGGATTGAGCGGAAGGGTGCAGGCAGCTGCTCATACTCCGACACTGTCAGGACATACATGTCGTCAGGAGAAGCCGGGACGGAGTAGTCCACGATCTGGCCTGGGCGGTCTTGGTCGGCGTTGCAGCAGCCCTGATCGTACGCCTTCGTCTTGGCCGTCGAGGTCCAGATCGTGACCGGTCCTGACACTCCGGTGTCGTAGACATGGGACGTCAGTCGATAGGTGCCCGTCGCAGGGGCACGGAATGTGGAGACACGCTGCTGGTAGGGCTCCAGGGTCGCGATCGGAGTGCCGTTGAGTTCGACATTGACCGTCGAGGCACGGGCCTCGGCGTCGATGGCGACCGAGACGAGGTCACCGGCCGTCGCGGGCAGCGTGAACGAGGCATATCCGGTGGCAGGGTCAGCGACGAGGGCACCGATCTGCGTCTCTTGGTTCATCGCCAGCGGGACTGGCCGCTGGACGGCGCTGAGGGTGGCGGAGTAGCCGCTCAGCCGTGGCCCCGAGGGCGCGCTCATCATGCGGAAGCGCCAGCCGTTCGGGCGGCCGTCGACGTCCACTCGGAAGCGCCCCGCGGAATCGGAGACCGCACCTGGGCCGGTTGTCACCCACGCGCCGGTCGTCGGGTTCAAGTGCTGGGCGTTGACCAGGGTGTCCGCCGGAGCGGTGCCGGTCACCCGAGTGACCCAGAGGCGGTCGGAGCGCAGAAACACCGATGTCGCTGCCGTCACCTTCGGGCGCCACGTGACCGTGACGGAGATCGTCCGCGACGTGGCCGCGGACTGGCCGAGCTGAGCGGGCTTACGTACGCGGTAGCGCTGAGCTCCTCGCGGCGGCGTGACGCGGAAGGAGAAGCGACGGGTGTCGACGAGGGTCTTGCGAGCGACCCGCCGCCAGGCGCCGTCGTACCAGCGCTGCAGGTCGACGACGCTGCCAAGCCTCGCACCCCACGCTGTGCCGCTGATCCGGACAGCCGAGCCTTCGCTCACGGTGGAGGCCGACGCGGTGACCGAGATCGAGACGGCCGCAGTAGCTGGTGGCGCCAGGACAGCGACGCTGAACATCAGTGAGAGCACGCTCACAGCGGCGAGGACCGACTTGCGCATATCTGCTCCTATGTCCAGCCCAGACGGGCTCAGGCATTAAAGCAGGCGCAGGTGGCGGGCGACAATGACGATCATTGGCCAGATGCTGACTAGAACTGTCGCGTGCCGAATCCTCGAGTTCTCGGACGCAACAGCGAAGCGGTACGCCCGTGACGAGGAGCCGCATGCTCTCTACGCGTCCGGCATCTGACGTCCTTCAGTGGGCCATGTCGACGAAGCGGCTGTAGTGGCCCTGGAAGGCGACGACGAGGTCGCGGGTGGGGCCGTTACGGTGCTTGGCGATGATCACGTCGGCCTCGCCGGGGCGGGTCGACTCCTTCTCGTAGACGTCGTCGCGGTGGAGGAGGACGACCATGTCGGCATCCTGCTCCAACGATCCCGACTCACGCAGGTCGGAGACCGCCGGGCGCTTGTCGGCACGCTGCTCGGAGCCACGGTTGAGCTGGGACAACGCGATGATCGGGACCTCGAGCTCCTTGGCCAGCAGCTTGATCTGACGGGAGAACTCGGAGACCTCGAGCTGGCGGGACTCGACCTTCTTGCCGGAGCTCATCAGCTGGAGGTAGTCGATGACGATCAGCTTGAGGTCGTGGCGCTGCTTGAGCCTTCTGGCCTTGCTCCGGATCTCCATCATCGTCATGTTGGGGCTGTCGTCGATGAACATCGGCGCACTGGAGACCTCGCCCATCTTGCGGGCCAGCTTGTTCCAGTCGTCGTCGGACATGTTGCCGTTGCGGATGTGGTTGAGCGGCACCTTCGCCTCGGCGCTCAGCAGACGCATCGTGATCTCGGAGCGGCTCATCTCCAGGCTGAAGAAGACGCTGGTCAGGTTGTTGTGGATCGAGGCCGCGCGGCAGAAGTCCAGAGCAAGGGTTGACTTTCCCATGGCCGGACGGGCCGCGACGATGATCATCTGACCGCCGTGGAAGCCGTTGGTGAGCTCGTCGAAGTCGGCGAAGCCGGTGGGCACGCCGTAGAGGCCGGCCTCGCGGTTGGAGATCGCCTCGATCTCGTCGAGGACGCCGTCCATGATGTCGGCGAGCGGAGAGTAGTCCTCGCCCGAGCGCTTGTCGGTGAGCTTGAAGACCTCTGCCTGGGCCTCGTCGACGATGTTGTCGACCTCGCCCTCGCCGGCGTAGCCGATCTGGACGATCTTGGTGCCGGCCTCGACCAGGCGGCGAAGAACGGATTTCTCGCGGACGATCTCGCCGTAGTAGCCCGCGTTGGCGGCGATCGGGACGTTGGAGGCGAGCGTGTGCAGGTAGGGGGCACCACCGATGCGGTCGAGCTCGGCCTTGCGGCGCAGCTCGTCGGCGACCGTCACCATGTCGGCAGGCTCGCCGCGACCGTAGAGGTCGATGATCGCGTCGTAGATGGTCTCGTGGGTCGGGCGATAGAAGTCGGTGCCGCGCAGCGTCTCGGAGACGTCGGCGATGGCGTCCTTCGAGATCAGCATCGACCCGAGGACCGCCTGCTCGGCGGCCATGTCCTGCGGCGGCGTGCGGTCGTTGACCGCGCGCGGGGCGTTGCCCGGCTCGTACGCCGCGGGACCGTCACCCCACTCCTCGAACGGCGGCTCCGGGAAGTCGCCCGAACCGCCCATCGAGCCGGTCTCGGTGACGCTCATTCCCATGCCCTCCCTGGTCTGCGGATCGTCGCGGCGTGATCTCGATCGATCCCGGCCCACGCTACGGGTGAGCACCGACAGTCCTGCTCGCGCAGCCATCGGCCGACTGTTCGACGACACCTCAAGTCTCCGTGACCCTACGTCGCTCACCACATCGGCGACAGCAAGTTATCCACAGGCCCTGGGGATAACTAGGGGATAGCGGTGGACGAGGTGCTGGTCAATGTGAACAGCCTGGGGAACCGCCTGTGCATAACTGGTGCAGAATCACTTCCAGAGTGCTTCTGAACTGGTGTTTTACTCTCTCGGACCTGTGGACGAAAGAAAGTACGCCACGTATCCGCGTTCACACCCGGCATGGCTGTGCCGATACGGGCGTTTTGTCGACATAGCGCCGCGACGACGTTTTCCACAGGTTTTCCACCTGCCCTGGAAAGCGCTCCGGGCTGACGGTGTTTAACCTTGACGCCGTGACGAACCCGGCGGATGCGACGACCTACTCGAAGACCGACCGCCGAGGTCTCGACAAGGAGATCTGGCGACTCGCGATCCCCGCGTTCCTGGCCCTCGTGGCTGAGCCGCTCTTCCTGCTGTCCGACTCCGCGATCGTGGGTCACCTCGGCACCAGCGAGCTCGCCGGCCTCGGTGTCGCAGGCGTCGTCCTCCAGACGATCGTCGGTCTCTGCGTCTTCCTGGCGTACGGCACCACAGCATCGGTCGCCCGCCGCATCGGTGCCGGGGACACCTCCGGTGCGCTTCGTCAGGGGATCGACGGGATCTGGCTCGCCGTCATCATCGGCGTCGTCGTCACCGTGCCGGTGATGGTGCTGGCCGAGCCGCTCTGTCGCGCGGTCGGCGCAGGCGACGAGGTGGTCGGGCCGGCGACGACCTACCTCCGGATCGCAGTCCTCGGTGTGACACCGCTGCTGATGATGCTCGCGGCCACCGGCGTGCTCCGCGGGCTGCAGGACACACGTACGCCGCTGGTCGCGGCGGTCGTCGCCAACGTACTCAACATCGTGCTCAACGTCGCTCTCGTCTACGGAGCGGGCCTCGGGATCGCCGGTTCGGCGATCGGATCGGTGATCGCGCAGGTGCTGGCCGCCGCGATGCTGACCTACGTCGTGGTGCGGGCAGCCCGCAAGGAGGGGGCGCCGTTGCGCCCGGACCTGCCCGGGATCCGGGCTGCCGCGCGAGCAGGCGTGGCCCTCGTGGTGCGTACGCTGACGCTGCGCCTGGCGCTCCTGGCCACGACGTATGCCGTCACTCATCTCGCAGTCGGCGACCAGGCCGTCGGGTTGGC
Coding sequences within:
- a CDS encoding MATE family efflux transporter, with the translated sequence MTNPADATTYSKTDRRGLDKEIWRLAIPAFLALVAEPLFLLSDSAIVGHLGTSELAGLGVAGVVLQTIVGLCVFLAYGTTASVARRIGAGDTSGALRQGIDGIWLAVIIGVVVTVPVMVLAEPLCRAVGAGDEVVGPATTYLRIAVLGVTPLLMMLAATGVLRGLQDTRTPLVAAVVANVLNIVLNVALVYGAGLGIAGSAIGSVIAQVLAAAMLTYVVVRAARKEGAPLRPDLPGIRAAARAGVALVVRTLTLRLALLATTYAVTHLAVGDQAVGLATHQIAFTLWTFLAFVLDAIAIAAQALTGRSLGAGDADETRAITARMVWWGVVIGVGTGVLLASVSPFLGALFTGDPAVRELLVPVVLVAAIAQPIAGVVFVLDGVLIGAGDGRYLAWGGVWTLVAYVPLVALVVVLGGGLVWVWISFAVGFMGARFVVLTLRARSDRWLVTGV
- the dnaB gene encoding replicative DNA helicase, whose translation is MSVTETGSMGGSGDFPEPPFEEWGDGPAAYEPGNAPRAVNDRTPPQDMAAEQAVLGSMLISKDAIADVSETLRGTDFYRPTHETIYDAIIDLYGRGEPADMVTVADELRRKAELDRIGGAPYLHTLASNVPIAANAGYYGEIVREKSVLRRLVEAGTKIVQIGYAGEGEVDNIVDEAQAEVFKLTDKRSGEDYSPLADIMDGVLDEIEAISNREAGLYGVPTGFADFDELTNGFHGGQMIIVAARPAMGKSTLALDFCRAASIHNNLTSVFFSLEMSRSEITMRLLSAEAKVPLNHIRNGNMSDDDWNKLARKMGEVSSAPMFIDDSPNMTMMEIRSKARRLKQRHDLKLIVIDYLQLMSSGKKVESRQLEVSEFSRQIKLLAKELEVPIIALSQLNRGSEQRADKRPAVSDLRESGSLEQDADMVVLLHRDDVYEKESTRPGEADVIIAKHRNGPTRDLVVAFQGHYSRFVDMAH